In a genomic window of Occallatibacter riparius:
- the rplT gene encoding 50S ribosomal protein L20: MPRVKRSTKRSDRRKKILERASGYFLTKSKLYQAAQEAVERGLKFAYKGRREKKRQFRSLWIVRISAAAKLNGTSYSQFVNGLKKAGIELDRKILADIAVQDAAGFTKLVEQSKAALAKTAAA; this comes from the coding sequence ATGCCCCGCGTAAAACGCAGCACAAAGCGGAGTGACCGCCGCAAGAAGATCCTTGAGCGCGCAAGTGGTTACTTCCTCACGAAATCGAAGCTTTATCAGGCAGCCCAGGAAGCCGTCGAGCGCGGCCTCAAGTTTGCATATAAGGGCCGCCGCGAGAAGAAGCGCCAGTTCCGTTCGCTCTGGATTGTGCGTATCTCTGCCGCAGCCAAGCTCAACGGCACCAGCTATTCGCAATTCGTCAACGGCCTGAAGAAGGCCGGCATCGAGCTGGATCGCAAGATCCTGGCCGACATCGCCGTGCAGGACGCCGCCGGCTTCACCAAGCTGGTGGAGCAGTCGAAGGCCGCGCTGGCCAAGACGGCAGCCGCCTAA
- a CDS encoding TMEM175 family protein — protein MEAFSDGVLAVIITIMVLEMRPPHDATLAALTPVLPVLLSYLLSFVYVGIYWNNHHHLLHATQHVNGATLWANLHLLFWLSLIPFTTSWMDENHFASWPTAVYGIVLMFAGAAYFILTRTLIRLHGRGSTLATSIGRDRKSKLSVVIYAAAIPLAFVHAWIAGAGYVLVAIIWLVPDPRIERKAAQSTEENA, from the coding sequence ATGGAAGCCTTCAGCGACGGCGTTCTCGCGGTCATCATCACCATCATGGTGCTGGAAATGAGGCCGCCCCACGACGCTACGCTGGCAGCATTAACGCCTGTGCTCCCCGTGTTGCTGAGCTACCTGCTGAGCTTCGTCTACGTCGGCATTTACTGGAACAACCATCACCACCTGCTCCATGCCACTCAGCACGTAAACGGCGCTACCCTCTGGGCCAATCTGCACCTCCTGTTCTGGCTGTCACTCATCCCGTTCACGACGTCCTGGATGGACGAAAATCACTTCGCATCTTGGCCGACTGCGGTCTACGGCATCGTGCTGATGTTCGCAGGCGCAGCGTATTTCATCCTCACCAGAACCCTTATCCGCCTTCATGGGCGCGGCTCGACCCTGGCCACATCCATCGGACGAGATAGAAAAAGCAAGCTCTCAGTCGTGATTTACGCCGCGGCCATTCCGCTGGCCTTTGTGCACGCATGGATTGCAGGGGCGGGCTACGTCCTGGTCGCCATCATCTGGCTCGTCCCCGACCCTCGCATCGAGCGAAAAGCCGCACAATCGACTGAAGAGAACGCCTGA
- a CDS encoding DinB family protein translates to MNFQSLFAHQAWADAALLSAVHAHPPLLEDEWLQKTLLHVVSTQRYFLWLFLQQPSFDREKEMQPPASFGELVERYRATHEAELAFVEGLDDAGLERRFELAFLKTEFTVADGLTQVAMHSQNHRGQCLRYIRKHGGQAPTLDYILWAKDRPGPVWPEF, encoded by the coding sequence GTGAACTTCCAGAGTCTTTTCGCGCACCAGGCCTGGGCGGACGCCGCTCTGCTTTCCGCCGTTCACGCGCATCCGCCGCTGCTCGAGGATGAGTGGCTGCAAAAGACGCTGCTGCACGTTGTCAGTACGCAGCGATATTTCCTCTGGCTGTTCCTGCAGCAGCCTTCCTTTGACCGTGAGAAGGAGATGCAGCCGCCCGCGTCGTTTGGCGAACTGGTTGAGCGATACCGTGCAACGCATGAAGCAGAGCTCGCGTTTGTGGAGGGCCTCGACGATGCCGGTCTCGAGCGACGATTCGAGTTGGCGTTCCTGAAGACCGAATTCACTGTAGCCGATGGGCTTACGCAGGTGGCGATGCACAGCCAGAACCATCGCGGGCAGTGCCTAAGGTATATCCGCAAACACGGCGGCCAGGCGCCTACGCTGGACTACATTCTTTGGGCGAAGGACCGGCCGGGGCCCGTGTGGCCGGAGTTTTGA
- the rpmI gene encoding 50S ribosomal protein L35 — translation MPKLKTHSGAAKRFKKTGTGKIKRGHTKTRHILSSKSPKQKRKLGKSALVSDGDHAKVARMIPYA, via the coding sequence ATGCCCAAGTTGAAGACCCATTCGGGCGCGGCCAAGCGCTTCAAGAAGACCGGCACCGGCAAAATCAAGCGGGGCCACACGAAGACGCGGCACATCCTTTCGTCGAAGTCACCGAAGCAGAAGCGTAAGCTTGGTAAGAGCGCTCTCGTTTCTGACGGTGATCACGCGAAGGTAGCGCGCATGATCCCGTACGCCTGA
- a CDS encoding alpha-L-arabinofuranosidase C-terminal domain-containing protein codes for MRFFSRALSVCFSVAALAVVQSLPAQTKSTVLSVDLAHPGAAISPQMYGIFFEDINFAADGGLYPELVKNRSFEFSEPLTGWKEIMPTTAKGMIASHGELAILTEQPLNASNPHYLEARVHEAGGYGFYNTGFRGMGIHGGEDYRFSAYVRAKGPTAIRAEVTAGDKTIASGKLEGFSGEWKKYETVIHASETADHAQLNLYVDGLGSVDLDMVSLFPVDTWKGRPNGLRKDLVQLLADMHPGFVRFPGGCIVEGRQLLTRYRWKTTIGDVAQRKTIINRWNDEFDFRPAPDYFQSFGLGFYEYFQLAEDIGARPLPILNCGMACQYNTNETAKMSELDEYVQDALDLIDFANGPVTSPWGKLRAQMGHPESFHLEMLGVGNEQWGGRYVDRYKVFAAALKAKHPEIKLVVAAGPSPAGDPFDEMWAHWRELHPDIVDEHYYMAPDWFLTNTTRYDKYDRNGPKVFAGEYAAQTASTTSSDNRNNWKGAIAEAAFMTGLERNGDVVTMASYAPLMANVHAWQWTPDAIWFDNLRSYGTPNYYVQSVYANNVGTRVVPITPLVDGDGLYTSATLDERTHELIVKAINHSATARAGTIKLSGAKASGAAKVVTLAAADLSAENSFDQPTNVAPVVSTMEVGAGDISVEMKPWSLTVWRIPVR; via the coding sequence ATGCGTTTCTTTTCCCGCGCCCTAAGTGTTTGCTTTTCCGTTGCGGCTCTCGCGGTTGTTCAGAGCCTGCCTGCCCAGACGAAGTCCACGGTTCTCTCAGTCGACCTGGCGCACCCCGGCGCAGCCATCTCGCCGCAGATGTACGGCATTTTCTTCGAGGACATCAACTTCGCTGCCGATGGTGGGCTTTATCCCGAGCTGGTGAAGAACCGGTCGTTTGAGTTCAGCGAGCCGCTGACGGGATGGAAGGAGATCATGCCCACAACGGCGAAGGGCATGATTGCTTCGCACGGCGAGCTCGCGATCCTGACCGAGCAGCCGCTGAACGCGTCGAATCCGCATTACCTTGAGGCGCGCGTTCATGAGGCCGGCGGATATGGCTTCTACAACACGGGCTTTCGCGGCATGGGGATTCATGGGGGCGAGGATTATCGCTTCTCCGCTTACGTGCGGGCGAAAGGCCCGACTGCGATTCGAGCCGAAGTTACGGCAGGCGATAAGACGATCGCGAGCGGAAAGCTCGAGGGGTTCAGCGGCGAGTGGAAGAAGTACGAGACGGTGATCCATGCGAGCGAGACGGCGGATCACGCGCAGTTGAATTTGTATGTCGACGGGCTTGGGTCCGTTGATCTCGACATGGTTTCGCTGTTTCCGGTGGACACGTGGAAGGGGCGGCCGAATGGGCTGCGTAAGGACCTGGTGCAACTGCTTGCTGATATGCATCCGGGGTTCGTTCGTTTCCCTGGTGGGTGCATTGTGGAGGGGCGACAGCTTCTTACGCGCTATCGGTGGAAGACCACTATTGGCGACGTGGCGCAGCGTAAGACTATCATCAACCGCTGGAACGATGAGTTCGATTTTCGGCCGGCGCCGGATTACTTCCAGTCGTTCGGACTGGGGTTTTATGAGTACTTCCAGTTGGCCGAGGATATCGGCGCGCGGCCGCTGCCCATTCTGAACTGCGGGATGGCGTGCCAGTACAACACCAACGAAACCGCCAAGATGAGTGAGTTGGATGAGTACGTGCAGGATGCTCTGGATTTGATTGACTTCGCCAATGGCCCGGTGACTTCTCCATGGGGCAAGCTGCGGGCGCAGATGGGGCATCCCGAGTCGTTTCACTTAGAGATGTTGGGAGTAGGTAATGAGCAGTGGGGTGGCCGCTATGTGGATCGCTACAAGGTGTTCGCGGCGGCGCTGAAAGCGAAGCATCCTGAGATCAAGCTGGTTGTTGCGGCGGGGCCGTCGCCGGCGGGCGATCCGTTCGATGAGATGTGGGCGCACTGGCGCGAGCTGCACCCCGACATTGTTGACGAGCACTATTACATGGCGCCGGACTGGTTCCTCACGAACACCACGCGGTACGACAAGTACGATCGCAACGGGCCGAAGGTGTTTGCGGGCGAATATGCCGCGCAGACCGCAAGCACGACGAGTAGTGACAATCGCAACAACTGGAAGGGCGCGATTGCCGAAGCCGCATTCATGACGGGGCTGGAGCGCAACGGAGATGTGGTGACGATGGCCTCGTATGCGCCGCTGATGGCGAATGTGCACGCGTGGCAGTGGACGCCGGACGCGATCTGGTTCGACAACCTGCGGTCGTATGGCACGCCGAACTACTACGTGCAGTCTGTGTACGCGAATAACGTGGGCACGCGCGTGGTGCCGATTACGCCACTGGTGGATGGCGATGGGCTGTATACGAGCGCGACTCTGGATGAGCGCACGCATGAGTTGATTGTGAAGGCGATCAATCACTCGGCGACGGCGCGGGCTGGGACGATCAAGCTGTCTGGCGCGAAGGCGAGTGGAGCGGCGAAGGTGGTGACGCTGGCCGCCGCGGATTTGAGTGCGGAGAACAGCTTCGATCAGCCGACGAATGTTGCGCCGGTTGTGTCGACGATGGAGGTCGGTGCGGGCGATATCAGCGTGGAGATGAAGCCGTGGTCGCTGACGGTGTGGCGGATTCCGGTGCGGTAA
- a CDS encoding acyl carrier protein: MAVEEKVKQIIVEQLQVDEAEVTPNASFQEDLGADSLDVVELVMQFEEAFDLEIPDEDAEKIKTVKDAIEYIEKHEKTAKGK; the protein is encoded by the coding sequence ATGGCCGTGGAAGAGAAGGTTAAGCAGATCATTGTGGAACAGCTCCAGGTGGATGAGGCGGAAGTGACGCCCAATGCCAGCTTTCAGGAAGACCTGGGTGCGGACTCGCTCGACGTTGTCGAGCTGGTGATGCAGTTTGAAGAGGCGTTCGATCTGGAGATTCCGGACGAAGACGCGGAAAAGATCAAGACCGTCAAGGACGCAATCGAGTACATCGAGAAGCACGAAAAGACCGCGAAAGGCAAGTAG
- a CDS encoding HAD-IA family hydrolase: MVEIHSRAILFDMDGTLVDSTACVEYMWGTWGQRHGISLADILAISHGRLTRDTIREIAPHLDAESEAIALDNAAVTRSEGIVALRGARELIDTLQPNEWAVVTSAPRALAEARLRFAGLPIPQCLIGNEDVRAGKPDPDGYLQAAARLGLAPDDCTVIEDTPAGILAARAARMPVIAIGTTFPESELLGATWVRDFTQISFNPAANH; the protein is encoded by the coding sequence ATGGTTGAAATTCATTCCCGCGCCATCCTCTTCGATATGGACGGCACCCTGGTCGACTCCACCGCCTGCGTTGAATACATGTGGGGTACGTGGGGTCAACGTCATGGCATCTCACTCGCTGACATCCTCGCCATCTCCCACGGCCGCCTCACTCGCGACACCATCCGCGAGATTGCGCCACACCTCGACGCCGAATCCGAAGCCATCGCGCTCGACAACGCCGCCGTCACCCGCAGCGAGGGCATCGTCGCTCTGCGCGGAGCGCGCGAACTAATAGACACTCTGCAGCCCAACGAGTGGGCCGTCGTCACCTCGGCTCCGCGCGCTCTGGCTGAAGCCCGCCTCCGCTTTGCCGGCCTCCCCATTCCCCAGTGCCTCATCGGCAATGAAGACGTGCGCGCAGGCAAGCCCGACCCGGATGGCTATCTCCAGGCCGCCGCTCGGCTCGGTCTCGCGCCGGACGATTGCACCGTGATTGAAGACACGCCCGCTGGCATCCTCGCAGCGCGCGCCGCCCGCATGCCCGTCATCGCGATTGGCACCACGTTCCCAGAAAGTGAACTACTCGGAGCAACGTGGGTGCGCGATTTTACGCAGATCAGCTTCAACCCAGCAGCTAACCACTAA
- the rmuC gene encoding DNA recombination protein RmuC: MQALIPVLAALIGIVAGYLLRQFAAKSERAAIESEKAQLAQRAAELSSELTLARADLAQSRTLAERRAGFESLSAERQSTIDRLTADLITARDALHTQSTAASDSASKSSARIGELETALLNERAKVQERDEFIKNARIELANHFEALAGKLFDERSKSFSESSQKDLNTLLAPLQTQIKEFREKVEKVQTESTVGVTELKTLVANLNTMNQQLSDEAHNLTTALRGSAKAQGDWGEFILRDLLDKAGLRENEQYTFQQSHTAEAESGQRARSVRTDVVLHLPGGRHLVIDSKVSLNAYTDCINATDEDARKAALKLHLTSVRNHVAGLARAGYHRLPEIEAPDFVVMFVPVEPAFLMALQSDAELWADAYKQGILLVGPTTLLYVIRIINVLWQQERQARNVKDVMDRGTELYEKFVGFVTDMEVLGDSIRKSDQHYTNAMKKLADGRGNLIRQVELLKKLGLRTTKSIPQKLLDRAEVDQAELALTPDSDADATTAE, encoded by the coding sequence ATGCAGGCTCTCATCCCCGTTCTCGCCGCCCTCATCGGAATCGTAGCCGGCTATCTTCTGCGCCAGTTCGCCGCCAAATCCGAGCGCGCCGCCATCGAAAGCGAAAAGGCCCAGCTCGCCCAGCGCGCCGCAGAGCTCTCCTCCGAACTCACGTTAGCGCGCGCCGACCTCGCCCAGTCCCGCACCCTGGCCGAGCGCCGCGCCGGATTCGAATCCCTCTCCGCCGAGCGCCAGTCCACCATCGACCGCCTCACGGCAGATCTAATCACCGCTCGCGATGCGCTGCATACTCAGTCAACTGCCGCCAGTGACTCCGCCTCGAAGTCCTCCGCCCGTATTGGCGAGCTCGAAACTGCACTGCTGAATGAGCGGGCTAAGGTCCAGGAGCGAGACGAGTTCATTAAGAATGCGCGCATCGAGTTGGCGAATCACTTTGAAGCGCTCGCCGGAAAACTGTTTGACGAAAGATCCAAGTCCTTCTCCGAGTCCAGCCAGAAGGATCTCAACACCCTCCTCGCCCCGCTGCAAACGCAAATCAAGGAATTCCGCGAGAAGGTCGAAAAGGTCCAGACCGAATCCACTGTCGGCGTCACCGAACTCAAGACTCTGGTCGCCAACCTCAACACCATGAACCAGCAACTCTCCGATGAAGCCCACAACCTCACCACAGCGCTGCGCGGCTCCGCCAAAGCCCAGGGCGACTGGGGCGAATTCATTCTCCGCGATCTGCTCGACAAGGCTGGCCTCCGCGAAAACGAGCAGTACACCTTCCAGCAGTCCCACACCGCCGAAGCCGAATCCGGCCAGCGCGCCCGCTCCGTCCGCACCGACGTGGTCCTCCACCTCCCCGGTGGCCGCCATCTCGTCATCGACTCCAAGGTCTCGCTCAACGCCTACACCGACTGCATCAACGCCACGGACGAAGACGCTCGCAAGGCTGCGCTCAAGCTGCACCTCACCAGCGTCCGCAACCACGTCGCAGGACTCGCCCGCGCGGGCTACCACCGCCTCCCGGAAATAGAGGCCCCCGACTTCGTCGTAATGTTCGTCCCCGTCGAGCCGGCCTTCCTCATGGCTCTGCAATCCGACGCCGAGCTCTGGGCCGACGCCTACAAGCAAGGCATCCTCCTCGTCGGCCCCACCACGCTGCTCTACGTCATCCGCATCATCAACGTCCTCTGGCAGCAGGAGCGCCAGGCCCGCAACGTCAAAGACGTGATGGACCGCGGCACCGAGCTCTACGAAAAATTCGTCGGCTTCGTCACCGACATGGAAGTCCTCGGAGACAGCATCCGCAAGAGCGACCAGCACTACACCAATGCGATGAAGAAGCTCGCCGACGGCCGCGGCAACCTCATCCGCCAGGTCGAACTGCTCAAGAAGCTGGGGCTCCGCACCACAAAGTCCATTCCGCAGAAGTTGCTCGACCGCGCCGAAGTGGATCAAGCCGAACTGGCCCTCACCCCCGACTCTGACGCCGACGCGACCACCGCGGAATAG
- a CDS encoding DUF5715 family protein, protein MLRNPLIALTLAAFSATAGTAATSHHAKASAHPAKAYSHAAAPRTHAATASSRASAHQSTSARHNSSAAHVSSSHRSAVHFAAHSHTAGPSHHNPEAHRSPAIRHSPPFTAAGPTVEAVSLHRYRPTPMPPPLLGSSLSLARQNQISESEGLERILDNDDLNSRIAQHLLVPLPASASLLVNSELPTNRRYCRPWTAHFLTEFARAHSARFHRPILVSSAVRTVEYQKQLILVNGNAAAAEGDVVSPHLTGATVDIAKGTMSRQELGWVRSWLLPLQVAGQIDVEEEFQQACFHITVYKTYVPTPPPPGPHHHRHSPAPEAELASRGR, encoded by the coding sequence GTGTTGCGGAACCCCCTCATCGCGCTCACGTTGGCGGCATTTTCGGCTACAGCCGGAACGGCCGCCACCTCTCACCACGCCAAAGCCTCAGCGCATCCGGCGAAGGCGTACTCGCATGCAGCCGCGCCGCGTACCCACGCCGCGACCGCTAGTTCGCGAGCCTCTGCACATCAGAGCACCTCTGCACGTCACAACTCCTCGGCCGCCCACGTGTCTTCCTCGCACCGATCTGCTGTCCATTTCGCGGCGCACAGCCACACCGCCGGCCCCTCCCACCACAATCCGGAAGCGCACCGTTCGCCGGCAATCCGCCATTCCCCTCCCTTCACCGCCGCCGGCCCCACAGTTGAAGCTGTGTCGCTACATCGCTATCGTCCGACCCCCATGCCGCCCCCGCTTCTCGGCTCCTCCCTGTCCCTCGCCCGCCAGAACCAGATCAGTGAGTCCGAAGGCCTCGAGCGCATCCTCGACAACGACGACCTGAACAGCCGCATTGCCCAGCACCTTCTCGTGCCGCTACCCGCCTCTGCCTCGCTGCTGGTCAACAGCGAGCTGCCGACGAATCGCCGTTACTGCCGTCCCTGGACCGCCCACTTTCTCACCGAGTTCGCCCGTGCCCATTCCGCACGCTTCCACCGCCCCATCCTGGTCAGCTCCGCCGTCCGCACAGTCGAGTACCAGAAGCAGCTCATTCTCGTGAACGGCAACGCCGCCGCAGCTGAAGGCGACGTCGTCAGCCCCCACCTCACCGGGGCCACGGTCGACATCGCCAAAGGCACAATGAGCCGCCAGGAACTCGGCTGGGTCCGCTCTTGGCTCCTGCCGCTCCAGGTCGCCGGCCAAATCGACGTCGAAGAGGAGTTCCAGCAGGCCTGCTTCCACATCACGGTCTACAAGACTTACGTCCCGACTCCGCCCCCGCCCGGCCCGCATCACCACAGGCACTCGCCCGCCCCTGAAGCCGAGCTCGCCTCTCGCGGCCGTTAA
- a CDS encoding Yip1 family protein, with translation MSDTSVQPVAESTPGLSQLARITNTFTAPSKTFTDIKNGHRSWWMPFLIYAVLGYVFFFAVNSKIGMRQVMENQINLSPKAQERMQQATPEAREQQMKISTYVTEGVFLAGPVFLIIMGLVISGVMLGTINFGFGGRAKFGSVLSVWMYAMLPSIFKTLLGIIVIYAGAAPESFNIKNFAPTNVGAFLNPADVGPAIYSLATSIDIVTIWTLILVGIGTATVAGVKRSSGYIAAFGWWILVVLIGVGWNAAFS, from the coding sequence ATGAGTGACACAAGCGTTCAGCCGGTGGCGGAATCCACCCCCGGCCTGTCTCAACTCGCGCGCATAACGAACACCTTCACCGCGCCATCGAAGACCTTTACCGATATCAAGAATGGCCACCGTAGCTGGTGGATGCCGTTCCTGATTTACGCAGTGCTGGGCTACGTCTTCTTCTTCGCCGTCAACAGCAAGATCGGCATGCGCCAGGTGATGGAAAACCAGATCAACCTCAGCCCCAAGGCTCAGGAGCGCATGCAGCAGGCCACGCCTGAGGCGCGGGAACAGCAGATGAAGATCTCCACCTATGTTACGGAAGGAGTCTTCCTCGCCGGACCCGTGTTTCTCATCATTATGGGTCTGGTCATTTCCGGCGTCATGCTGGGAACCATCAACTTCGGCTTCGGCGGCCGAGCGAAGTTCGGCAGCGTTCTCTCCGTCTGGATGTACGCAATGTTGCCCTCCATATTCAAGACACTGTTGGGGATTATCGTCATCTACGCGGGGGCTGCGCCGGAGTCGTTCAACATCAAGAATTTCGCGCCTACCAACGTCGGAGCCTTTCTGAATCCGGCAGACGTCGGGCCGGCGATCTACAGCCTCGCCACGTCCATCGACATCGTCACCATCTGGACTCTGATCTTGGTGGGCATCGGCACTGCCACCGTTGCCGGCGTCAAACGCAGTTCTGGTTACATTGCAGCCTTCGGGTGGTGGATACTCGTCGTCCTGATCGGCGTTGGCTGGAACGCAGCATTCTCTTGA
- the fabF gene encoding beta-ketoacyl-ACP synthase II, with the protein MNRRVVITGLGLVCGVGNTALEVWQQLLAGASGAGPIQAFDTTGFPVTFACEVKNFDPLNFVDKKEARKMGRFIHFAFAATHEALTQSGLQITPEIADRVGVFIGSGIGGFEIIEREHASLLAGGPRKISPFFIPSTIVNMAAGQISIRYGAQGPISATATACATSANSIGDSVRMILHGDADVMIAGGSEASVTALAVGGFAAMRALSTRNDEPQKASRPFDKDRDGFVIGEGAGILILEELEFAKKRGAKILAEVIGYGMSADAYHMTGIAPEGLGAQRSMRAALKDAGIAPEEVGYVNAHATSTPAGDGNESLAVEKVFGEHALSGKLKVSATKSMTGHLLGGAGGLEAGITILALQNQMLPPTINLENVDPECKLDYVPNQAIPYSFDVALSNSFGFGGINASLIMRRWTE; encoded by the coding sequence GTGAATCGAAGAGTCGTTATCACCGGCCTTGGGCTGGTTTGCGGTGTAGGCAATACCGCTCTCGAAGTATGGCAGCAGTTGTTGGCGGGAGCCAGTGGTGCGGGGCCTATCCAGGCCTTTGACACCACGGGATTTCCTGTCACATTCGCCTGCGAGGTCAAGAATTTTGACCCGTTGAACTTCGTGGACAAGAAGGAAGCGCGCAAGATGGGGCGCTTCATTCATTTTGCCTTCGCCGCAACGCACGAAGCGCTGACGCAGTCGGGGCTGCAGATTACGCCCGAGATCGCGGACCGCGTGGGTGTGTTCATCGGCTCGGGGATCGGCGGTTTCGAGATCATTGAGCGTGAGCATGCCAGCCTTCTGGCGGGCGGGCCGCGGAAGATCTCGCCCTTCTTTATTCCTTCGACGATTGTGAACATGGCGGCGGGGCAGATCTCGATCCGCTATGGGGCGCAGGGGCCGATTTCAGCAACGGCCACGGCGTGTGCGACGTCGGCGAACTCGATTGGCGACTCGGTGCGGATGATTCTGCATGGCGATGCGGATGTGATGATCGCGGGCGGATCGGAAGCATCGGTGACGGCGCTGGCGGTGGGCGGGTTCGCTGCGATGCGAGCCCTCTCGACTCGCAACGACGAGCCGCAGAAGGCGAGCCGTCCTTTCGACAAGGACCGCGACGGTTTTGTCATCGGCGAGGGCGCGGGCATTCTGATTCTGGAAGAGCTCGAGTTTGCAAAGAAGCGCGGTGCGAAAATCCTGGCCGAGGTGATCGGCTACGGAATGAGCGCGGATGCGTATCACATGACCGGCATCGCTCCTGAAGGTCTGGGCGCGCAACGCAGTATGCGTGCGGCGCTGAAGGATGCGGGCATTGCGCCGGAAGAAGTGGGCTATGTGAACGCGCATGCCACGTCCACTCCGGCGGGCGACGGGAATGAGTCGCTTGCTGTCGAAAAGGTCTTCGGTGAGCACGCATTGAGCGGCAAGCTCAAGGTGAGCGCGACGAAGTCAATGACCGGGCACCTGCTGGGCGGCGCGGGCGGTCTGGAGGCCGGCATCACGATCCTGGCGCTGCAGAACCAGATGCTTCCGCCGACGATCAACCTGGAGAACGTCGATCCCGAGTGCAAGCTGGATTACGTGCCGAACCAGGCAATTCCGTACAGCTTTGATGTGGCGTTGTCGAATTCCTTCGGATTTGGCGGGATCAATGCATCGCTGATTATGCGGCGGTGGACGGAATAA